One Fusarium pseudograminearum CS3096 chromosome 4, whole genome shotgun sequence genomic window carries:
- the PKAC gene encoding PKAC, with product MPSLGFLKKKRTREGNSDPSASSPTSPVTPTTSRSKSISKAFHLPRNNRHSTSAPTAQPTNAQQQSQQQPEHQHQEGAAPQSNQPPAQNQQTAGASDGQQDHDMDTVKLHKPEYGTNSMSPHDHQNLPSINNLINQPQQQNAQGNSYNNAQSNPQFLAATIDNHRPQTVSPGTDPATLQQQQQQAMPQPPQQQQPSDNQQSQQQYQQQQQPQAQQQQQQPQQQSQQFQQQQHQEQNQNEAQQQPQQQPRQPGHQYTNSVMRVTKGKYSLGDFDILRTLGTGSFGRVHLVQSKHNQRFYAVKVLKKAQVVKMKQVEHTNDERRMLADVKHPFLITLWGTFQDSKNLYMVMDFVEGGELFSLLRKSGRFPNPVAKFYAAEVTLALEYLHSKNIIYRDLKPENLLLDRHGHLKITDFGFAKRVPDKTWTLCGTPDYLAPEVVSNKGYNKSVDWWSLGILIYEMLCGYTPFWDSGSPMKIYENILKGKVKYPAYVNADAQNLLERLITADLTKRLGNLYGGPADVKNHPWFAEVTWDRLARKDIDAPYTPPVKAGAGDASQFDRYPEDPEKYGMVGGTDEQVMSTEKR from the exons ATGCCTTCACTGGGGTTTCTCAAGAAAAAGCGGACCAGAGAGGGCAACTCTGACCCTTCGGCCTCAAGTCCAACCAGCCCAGTCACTCCTACTACGTCCAGGTCCAAGTCCATCTCTAAAGCTTTTCACCTGCCTCGAAACAACAGACATTCCACCTCAGCCCCGACTGCCCAGCCAACCAACGCCCAGCAACAATCGCAGCAACAGCCcgaacatcaacatcaggaAGGCGCCGCGCCTCAATCCAATCAGCCTCCTGCGCAAAACCAACAAACGGCAGGTGCCTCCGACGGCCAGCAAGACCACGATATGGATACAGTCAAGCTTCACAAGCCCGAGTACGGGACGAATTCCATGAGCCCACACGATCATCAAAACCTTCCAAGCATCAATAATCTTATCaaccagcctcagcagcaaaATGCCCAGGGCAATTCCTATAACAACGCTCAGAGCAACCCGCAGTTCTTAGCTGCGACAATAGATAACCATCGTCCACAAACTGTCAGCCCTGGAACTGATCCCGCAACcctccagcagcaacaacagcaggcCATGCcacagcctcctcagcaacagcagcctTCTGACAACCAGCAGTCTCAGCAAcaataccaacaacagcagcaaccgCAGgcccagcaacagcaacagcaacctcaacaacagtcGCAGCagtttcaacaacagcaacaccaggAACAGAACCAGAACGAGGCGCAACAGCAGCCACAACAGCAGCCTCGTCAGCCTGGTCACCAGTATACCAATTCCGTGATGCGCGTCACGAAAGGCAAGTACTCGCTGGGTGACTTCGATATCTTGAGGACGCTTGGAACTGGTAGCTTCGGCCGTGTCCATCTAGTCCAATCGAAGCACAACCAGCGTTTCTATGCTGTCAAGGTGCTCAAGAAGGCACAGGtggtcaagatgaagcaggTCGAGCATACCAATGACGAACGACGCATGCTGGCTGATGTCAAGCACCCTTTCCTTATCACTCTTTGGGGTACCTTCCAGGACTCAAAGAACCTCTACATGGTGATGGACTTTGTTGAAGGTGGCGAGCTGTTTTCTCTTCTGAGGAAGTCTGGT CGCTTCCCTAACCCTGTAGCCAAATTCTACGCGGCAGAGGTCACTCTAGCCTTGGAATACCTCCATTCTAAGAACATCATCTACCGTGATCTCAAGCCAGAAAACTTGCTACTCGATCGACATGGCCACCTCAAGATTACAGATTTCGGCTTCGCGAAGCGTGTGCCCGACAAGACTTGGACCCTGTGCGGTACACCTGATTACTTAGCCCCCGAAGTGGTCTCTAACAAGGGTTACAACAAATCTGTGGATTG GTGGTCGTTGGGTATTCTCATATACGAAATGCTTTGCGGTTACACGCCATTCTGGGACAGTGGATCTCCGATGAAGATCTACGAAAACAttctcaagggcaaggtcaaaTATCCCGCATACGTTAACGCAGACGCCCAGAACCTCCTGGAGCGTCTGATCACGGCCGATTTGACGAAGCGATTGGGCAACTTGTACGGAGGCCCAGCAGATGTGAAGAACCACCCTTGGTTTGCCGAAGTCACCTGGGACCGACTAGCCAGGAAGGACATAGATGCTCCGTATACGCCACCGGTCAAAGCAGGTGCTGGTGACGCCAGCCAGTTCGATCGTTACCCTGAGGACCCTGAAAAATATGGAATGGTTGGAGGAACAGATGAGCAAGTGATGAGTACCGAGAAGCGATGA